The Caulifigura coniformis genome includes a region encoding these proteins:
- a CDS encoding glycosyltransferase family 2 protein, whose translation MTVVEIVFWASVVLLAYIYAGYPLLVWMLARFRGRPVSRGAFEGTISVILVAYNEAGRMTARLANVLASTAEPQVLEILIGSDGSTDATAAISSAYPDSRVCGFEFTDRRGKPSVINDLVAHARGDILLFLDARQDLGPDAVARLLENFADPAVGVVSGELVFRRDTASGTAAEGVGFYWTYEKMIRTAEARYRSVPGATGAFYAMRRELFRPIPAQTILDDVVIPMQAVERGYRCLLERGAEAYDRPSVSSSKESVRKRRTIAGCAQLIVAQPRWLLPWRNPIWWEFCSHKLLRLASPVLLLAAGISNLWLMSLPLYSVMLSLQFALYVSAFAGWMSQHLGKRSSLFGPSLMFVSLNATTLAALWDALLGRFHATWRKTA comes from the coding sequence ATGACCGTCGTTGAAATCGTCTTCTGGGCCAGCGTCGTCCTGCTCGCGTACATCTACGCCGGCTATCCGCTGCTGGTCTGGATGCTCGCCCGGTTTCGCGGCCGTCCCGTCAGCAGAGGGGCCTTCGAAGGAACCATCTCGGTCATCCTCGTCGCGTACAACGAAGCCGGCCGCATGACGGCCCGGCTGGCGAACGTGCTGGCTTCCACGGCGGAACCGCAGGTTCTGGAAATCCTCATCGGCTCCGACGGCTCGACCGACGCCACCGCCGCGATCTCCTCCGCCTACCCCGACAGCCGGGTGTGCGGATTCGAGTTCACTGATCGGCGAGGCAAGCCAAGCGTCATCAATGATCTCGTCGCCCACGCTCGCGGCGACATCCTGCTCTTTCTGGATGCCCGGCAGGACCTGGGCCCGGACGCCGTGGCCCGGCTGCTCGAAAACTTCGCCGACCCGGCCGTCGGCGTCGTCTCCGGCGAACTCGTCTTCCGGCGCGACACAGCGTCCGGAACGGCCGCCGAGGGCGTCGGATTCTACTGGACCTACGAGAAGATGATCCGCACCGCCGAAGCCCGCTATCGCTCCGTTCCCGGAGCGACCGGCGCGTTCTATGCAATGCGGCGGGAACTGTTCCGTCCCATCCCGGCCCAGACGATCCTCGACGACGTCGTGATCCCGATGCAGGCCGTGGAGCGCGGCTATCGCTGCCTGCTCGAACGCGGCGCGGAAGCCTACGATCGCCCCTCCGTCTCCTCCTCGAAAGAATCCGTTCGCAAACGGCGGACGATCGCCGGCTGTGCCCAGTTGATCGTCGCCCAGCCCCGCTGGCTCCTCCCGTGGCGGAATCCCATCTGGTGGGAATTCTGCTCGCACAAGTTGCTGCGTCTGGCGTCGCCCGTGCTGCTGCTGGCGGCCGGAATCTCGAATCTGTGGCTGATGAGTCTGCCTCTGTACTCGGTGATGCTCTCGCTGCAGTTCGCGCTCTACGTGTCGGCGTTCGCCGGATGGATGAGCCAGCACCTCGGCAAACGCTCATCGCTGTTCGGGCCATCCCTGATGTTCGTCTCCCTGAACGCAACCACCCTGGCCGCCCTTTGGGATGCCCTCCTTGGCCGGTTTCATGCCACCTGGCGGAAAACCGCCTGA
- a CDS encoding DUF1559 domain-containing protein encodes MYLEALVVLFLVATFLAILLPHFGRARAVARRTQCLNNLKNIALALQNYSDVHNVYPPGYIVRAVSADDPAVVEQGPGWGWGTMSLPHLDQGPMYRTFDFRLDLPGNPTVISSLLCPDAQTTPFSVASTTAGLVTVSPSSFVGVAGLGSLTDQPGRPSGPGMFYRNSSTRMEEVEDGISNTLLVGERKSSFEKPDGRIIDTSSTWIGAVSGAFRDPGYDDGSFLEGPGSLVLGIVGQNRPVPLKIPLNGSPPGLGFSSPHEGGVHFSRVDGSCSLLSSEIDVDLYMRLGQRADGQPASWP; translated from the coding sequence ATGTATCTCGAGGCATTGGTCGTCCTGTTCCTGGTGGCCACGTTCCTGGCCATCCTTCTGCCGCATTTTGGCCGGGCGCGTGCCGTCGCCCGCCGGACCCAGTGCCTCAACAACCTGAAAAACATCGCCCTCGCACTTCAGAACTATTCGGACGTTCATAACGTCTATCCCCCCGGGTACATCGTGCGCGCTGTCTCAGCGGACGACCCGGCGGTGGTCGAACAGGGTCCCGGCTGGGGATGGGGGACCATGTCCCTGCCTCACCTCGACCAGGGGCCAATGTATCGCACCTTCGATTTCCGCCTGGATCTTCCGGGCAATCCGACCGTGATCTCCTCCCTGCTCTGCCCGGACGCCCAAACCACCCCGTTTTCTGTCGCGAGCACCACGGCGGGGCTCGTCACGGTGAGCCCTTCCAGCTTCGTCGGCGTCGCAGGACTTGGCAGCCTGACGGACCAGCCCGGTCGTCCTTCCGGACCGGGCATGTTCTATCGCAACAGTTCCACCCGCATGGAAGAGGTGGAAGACGGGATCAGCAACACCTTGCTTGTCGGTGAACGCAAGTCGTCTTTCGAGAAACCCGATGGCCGGATCATCGACACCAGCTCCACCTGGATCGGCGCCGTCAGCGGGGCGTTCCGCGATCCCGGCTATGACGACGGCTCCTTCCTCGAAGGACCGGGATCACTCGTGCTGGGCATCGTCGGACAGAACCGGCCGGTTCCGTTGAAGATCCCACTCAACGGCTCGCCCCCCGGTCTCGGATTCTCCAGCCCTCACGAAGGGGGCGTCCATTTCTCCCGCGTCGACGGCTCGTGCTCGCTCCTGAGCAGCGAAATCGACGTCGACCTCTACATGCGTCTCGGCCAGCGCGCCGATGGCCAACCGGCCAGCTGGCCGTGA
- a CDS encoding class I SAM-dependent methyltransferase has protein sequence MIARILEAEVMDSAEEALEYDAMDHGEVNACFATDFLQALEQAGLPVESRVLDVGTGTALIPLEIGRRSSRLAITAIDLAEEMLKLGRRNVERAGLAGRITLLKADAKDLAQATGTFDAVLSNSIVHHIPEPLSVFTAMRGACRAGGLLFVRDLLRPETMDELGALVRTYAGEASDRQRQLFADSLQAALTVKEVSGLLQAVGLPADAVQRTSDRHWTVCCVVPA, from the coding sequence ATGATCGCACGAATCCTGGAAGCCGAAGTCATGGATTCGGCCGAGGAGGCTCTGGAATACGACGCGATGGATCACGGGGAGGTGAACGCGTGCTTCGCGACCGATTTTCTGCAGGCGCTCGAGCAGGCCGGCCTTCCCGTTGAGTCGCGGGTTCTGGACGTCGGGACCGGGACCGCGCTGATTCCGCTCGAGATCGGGCGTCGAAGCTCCCGCCTGGCGATCACCGCGATCGATCTGGCCGAGGAGATGCTGAAACTCGGGCGTCGCAACGTCGAGCGGGCCGGCCTCGCCGGGCGGATTACGCTGCTCAAGGCTGATGCCAAGGACCTCGCCCAGGCGACTGGGACGTTTGACGCGGTCCTCTCGAACAGCATTGTCCACCACATCCCGGAGCCGCTGTCGGTATTCACGGCGATGCGCGGAGCGTGTCGCGCTGGCGGACTGCTGTTTGTCCGCGACCTGCTCCGTCCGGAGACAATGGACGAACTTGGTGCCCTGGTGCGGACGTATGCGGGCGAGGCGAGCGACCGGCAGCGGCAGTTGTTTGCCGATTCACTTCAAGCCGCTCTGACAGTGAAAGAAGTCTCCGGGCTGCTTCAGGCGGTCGGCCTGCCGGCTGATGCGGTTCAGCGGACGAGCGACCGGCACTGGACGGTCTGCTGCGTCGTGCCGGCGTGA
- a CDS encoding phosphopantothenoylcysteine decarboxylase domain-containing protein, translating into MRLLITAGPTREYLDDVRYLSNASSGRMGYAVAEAATALGWQVVLVSGPVEIPAPAGSEFHPVTTTADMRDACLKLFPGCDGVIATAAVCDYKPKERVAGKLSKTGGPITIEMIETDDVLAELGRLKGDRFVVGFALEAQNPRENALQKLRRKQCDWIVLNDPSAIGSDTNSVELIAEDGTTAAHWAGDKRDVARSLVDWVAANTGKS; encoded by the coding sequence ATGCGCCTGCTCATCACTGCCGGTCCCACCCGCGAATACCTCGACGACGTCCGCTACCTCTCCAATGCCAGCAGCGGACGGATGGGGTACGCCGTCGCCGAAGCCGCCACCGCCCTCGGATGGCAGGTCGTGCTCGTCAGCGGTCCCGTCGAGATCCCGGCGCCGGCCGGCAGCGAATTCCATCCGGTGACCACCACCGCCGACATGCGCGACGCCTGCCTGAAGCTCTTCCCCGGCTGCGACGGCGTGATCGCGACTGCGGCCGTCTGCGACTACAAGCCGAAAGAACGCGTTGCCGGCAAGCTCTCCAAGACCGGCGGCCCCATCACGATCGAGATGATCGAGACTGACGACGTCCTCGCCGAACTGGGCCGGCTGAAGGGGGACCGCTTCGTCGTCGGTTTCGCCCTGGAGGCACAGAATCCTCGCGAGAACGCCCTTCAGAAGCTCCGCCGCAAGCAATGCGACTGGATCGTCCTGAACGATCCCTCTGCCATCGGATCGGATACGAACAGCGTCGAACTGATTGCCGAGGACGGAACGACGGCGGCTCATTGGGCCGGCGACAAACGGGACGTCGCGCGGAGCCTGGTCGACTGGGTCGCCGCGAACACCGGCAAGTCGTAG
- a CDS encoding alpha/beta hydrolase produces MLNFHRQNMGGLDCVVAESDDTSRQTLAMIVMHGFGATGEDLVPIAEELVDRDPSLGESVKFIFPAAPLEPAEMRDYGGRAWWPIDMAKLQRAMMLGDFRDLRADLPELLPAARQHLFDLIDDVRGATGWSLDRIVLGGFSQGSMLATDVTLRLPESPGGLVVWSGTLLCENEWKPLMPRRKGLRVVQSHGRQDQILPFAAAEWLRDALVDAGLEVEFLPFNGPHTISQPAIEATVRLLKEVSH; encoded by the coding sequence ATGCTGAACTTTCACCGACAGAACATGGGCGGCCTCGATTGCGTGGTGGCCGAAAGCGACGACACGTCCCGCCAGACGCTGGCGATGATCGTGATGCACGGTTTCGGGGCGACGGGCGAAGACCTGGTTCCGATCGCCGAGGAACTGGTCGATCGCGATCCATCTCTGGGGGAGAGCGTGAAGTTCATTTTCCCGGCCGCGCCGCTCGAGCCCGCTGAGATGCGGGATTATGGCGGCCGCGCCTGGTGGCCGATCGACATGGCCAAACTGCAGCGGGCGATGATGCTCGGCGACTTCCGCGATCTGCGGGCCGATCTTCCGGAGCTGCTGCCCGCCGCGAGGCAGCACCTGTTCGACCTGATTGATGACGTCCGCGGGGCGACCGGCTGGTCGCTCGACCGGATTGTTCTGGGCGGATTCTCGCAGGGTTCGATGCTGGCCACGGATGTGACGCTCCGGCTTCCCGAGTCACCGGGCGGACTGGTGGTCTGGTCGGGCACGCTTCTGTGCGAAAACGAATGGAAGCCACTGATGCCGCGCCGCAAGGGGCTGCGAGTGGTCCAGTCGCATGGCCGGCAGGACCAGATTCTTCCCTTTGCCGCTGCGGAATGGCTGCGGGACGCGCTCGTCGATGCAGGACTGGAAGTGGAGTTTCTTCCGTTCAACGGTCCGCACACGATTTCACAGCCGGCGATCGAAGCGACTGTGAGGCTGCTCAAGGAAGTCAGCCACTGA
- a CDS encoding secretin N-terminal domain-containing protein, translated as MLTRLETIRRLVVASACVSTCAGVAVSLPVHLVAADRSPQPRQLWSPLKGKTASGESARATVPAGRPMTIQPVSEKGISTDDGEGKGGHETSVKLNYLSADWKKVLEDVAASSNSQLVMMDEPPGRFSRQDWRGLYTRTEAIQILNRDLEPLGYRILEKNEFLTVIHVQRQRMEYQRPLQAAADPAPRPLQAGHDSGVARASAQGMASRGGIQRASFEQEGDAAAQPAIDQQPQAAPVAAEPVAAVPTSQSFEPMNRSALDLSKQLLKAFDSRKEMMDVGPTGLPGFAVFAPTDEETGERGEQLFALELDVDNDRITIHGGSEITGRMVKLLTRLDGLAASNASQAVRLIPGDEPAAEIATRIRPVVKQLAQFQQGAVGAGNATRGDAPSAPPVVDPNDPVDPDVIDAVQSNVIIEVYEGSIILRGAKKDVDAVTRMIRAIESAAAGSLPEVNLVLLDHADARQLAVIVNQIYTDLATLRNRNGSTNNQKQVTAIAVNTPNAVLLLSPQTQFDAALDVVKKLDVPVSPEMQMQVFGLKSAVASQVVEHIETLFPSGAENLSPSALVVADIRTNSVVVMARPRDMRTIDDLVKKLDRDQAASVVRQQRFQLQFAVAQELATFLSTAIQTVLNPPIQQTTQGQGQVGQQAAGGTTQGPQQLRDSKAIVLEFLSSDGNDERLIKSGLLSDVRVIAEPRTNSLLVSAPENSMPLLAELIRVLDVQSPSISEFKVFKLYNADALAAVDLLTQLFSSTNQAAGQQGGVQQGINLQGAQDVSSSLVPVQFAGDARTNSVIASGGTDAMILVEAILAKLDSENALSRATKVIRLRNTSAADVELALTNFLAQIRELAQLDPERTTTNQLLQQEILVASDPATNNLLVSATPRYMDDVERIIAQLDREPDQVMIQAILVEVTLTGNCEFGVELGFQDDILFNRSNPTTGLPGFLFNNNALGNNIAAANPSKVGGQGLSNFNLGRTSSEAGFGGLVLAASSNAVSVLIRALEANSNAQVLSRPSILAVDNQIAEITVGQLVPRSQGVTFTQLGQAYPQIGDTPVGIILSVIPRITPEGKIIMELIANNSALSDQSVPVFVNADGSTIDSPIINQSRAQTTVKVPDGQTIVVGGMITSTDRHLTRKVPWLGDLPVIGHAFRFDQNVNNRTELIIFLTPRIVRRDLDSEIIKQVEAERLNFFETDVETMHGPLFGVPRPDWTPDCPPEGVPVIPGTNMPTHLPPGSITPDGQVPAGAGTPSMQLDYVPQPPVPMVEPGTNSRRVRGEYGESFGRRPLPH; from the coding sequence ATGCTGACCCGCCTGGAAACCATCCGTCGGCTTGTCGTCGCCTCGGCCTGCGTGTCGACCTGCGCCGGCGTGGCCGTCTCGCTTCCCGTCCATCTGGTTGCAGCCGATCGCAGCCCCCAGCCGCGCCAGTTGTGGAGCCCGCTGAAGGGGAAGACCGCCTCCGGTGAGAGCGCCCGGGCGACCGTGCCAGCGGGGCGCCCGATGACGATTCAGCCGGTCTCCGAGAAGGGGATTTCCACCGACGATGGCGAAGGCAAGGGCGGACACGAAACCTCTGTCAAACTGAATTACCTGTCGGCCGACTGGAAGAAAGTGCTCGAGGACGTCGCCGCTTCCAGCAACTCCCAACTGGTGATGATGGATGAGCCTCCCGGGCGTTTCTCGCGGCAGGACTGGCGCGGACTTTACACCCGCACCGAGGCGATCCAGATCCTGAATCGCGACCTCGAACCGCTCGGCTACCGGATCCTCGAGAAGAACGAATTCCTGACGGTAATCCACGTTCAGCGTCAGCGGATGGAATACCAGCGTCCGCTGCAGGCCGCTGCCGATCCTGCGCCGCGTCCGCTGCAGGCAGGCCATGACTCGGGAGTCGCCCGGGCCTCGGCTCAGGGCATGGCCTCGCGCGGCGGCATCCAGCGGGCCAGCTTCGAACAGGAGGGCGACGCTGCTGCACAGCCGGCGATCGATCAGCAACCCCAGGCGGCCCCGGTTGCCGCCGAGCCGGTGGCAGCCGTCCCGACATCGCAGTCGTTCGAGCCGATGAACCGCAGCGCTCTCGATCTCTCGAAGCAGCTGTTGAAAGCGTTCGATTCGCGCAAAGAGATGATGGACGTGGGCCCGACGGGTCTGCCGGGCTTTGCCGTTTTCGCGCCGACCGATGAGGAAACGGGTGAACGGGGCGAGCAGCTTTTCGCCCTCGAACTCGACGTCGACAACGATCGCATCACGATCCACGGTGGTTCGGAAATCACCGGACGGATGGTGAAGCTGCTGACGCGGCTGGACGGCCTGGCCGCGAGCAATGCCTCGCAGGCGGTCCGGCTGATTCCCGGCGACGAACCGGCGGCGGAGATCGCCACGCGGATCCGTCCCGTCGTCAAACAGCTGGCGCAGTTCCAGCAGGGCGCTGTGGGAGCCGGGAACGCCACCCGTGGCGATGCGCCGTCCGCTCCTCCGGTTGTGGATCCGAACGATCCGGTCGATCCCGACGTGATCGACGCCGTGCAGAGCAACGTGATCATCGAGGTCTACGAAGGGAGCATCATCCTTCGCGGAGCCAAGAAGGATGTGGACGCCGTCACGCGGATGATCCGCGCGATTGAATCGGCGGCCGCGGGAAGCCTTCCCGAGGTCAATCTTGTCCTCCTCGACCATGCTGACGCGCGGCAGCTCGCGGTGATCGTCAACCAGATCTACACCGACCTGGCGACGTTGCGCAACCGGAACGGCAGCACGAACAATCAGAAGCAGGTGACGGCGATCGCGGTCAACACGCCGAACGCCGTACTGCTGCTCTCGCCGCAGACGCAGTTCGATGCGGCGCTCGACGTCGTGAAGAAGCTCGACGTCCCCGTGTCGCCCGAAATGCAGATGCAGGTGTTCGGGCTGAAGTCGGCCGTGGCTTCGCAGGTCGTCGAACATATCGAAACACTGTTCCCCTCGGGGGCTGAGAACCTCTCCCCCTCGGCGTTGGTCGTGGCGGACATCCGGACCAACTCGGTTGTCGTAATGGCCCGCCCGCGCGACATGCGGACGATCGACGACCTCGTGAAAAAGCTCGATCGCGATCAGGCCGCGTCGGTGGTTCGCCAGCAGCGGTTCCAGCTTCAGTTTGCGGTCGCCCAGGAACTGGCCACGTTCCTGTCCACCGCCATCCAGACCGTCCTGAACCCGCCCATCCAGCAGACGACGCAGGGGCAGGGGCAGGTGGGGCAGCAGGCCGCAGGCGGAACCACTCAAGGTCCGCAGCAGCTTCGCGACTCGAAGGCGATCGTGCTCGAGTTCCTGTCGAGCGACGGCAACGATGAGCGGCTGATCAAGTCGGGCCTGCTGTCGGATGTCCGAGTCATCGCCGAACCGCGGACGAACAGCCTGCTCGTGAGTGCTCCGGAGAACAGCATGCCGCTCCTCGCGGAGCTGATCCGCGTGCTGGACGTCCAGTCGCCGAGCATCTCGGAATTCAAGGTGTTCAAGCTGTACAACGCGGATGCGCTGGCGGCGGTGGACCTGCTGACGCAGCTGTTCAGCTCGACGAACCAGGCCGCGGGGCAGCAGGGGGGAGTTCAGCAGGGAATCAACCTGCAGGGCGCCCAGGACGTGTCCAGTAGCCTCGTACCCGTGCAGTTTGCCGGCGACGCGCGGACCAACAGCGTCATCGCCAGCGGCGGCACCGATGCGATGATCCTTGTTGAAGCGATTCTGGCGAAACTCGATTCCGAGAACGCCCTGAGCCGGGCCACGAAAGTCATTCGCCTGCGGAACACCTCGGCGGCCGATGTCGAACTGGCCCTGACGAACTTCCTCGCGCAGATCCGCGAACTGGCCCAGCTCGATCCGGAACGGACCACGACCAACCAGCTCCTGCAGCAGGAAATCCTCGTTGCCTCCGATCCGGCCACAAACAACCTGTTGGTGAGCGCCACCCCCCGGTACATGGACGACGTGGAACGCATCATCGCTCAGCTCGATCGCGAGCCGGATCAGGTGATGATCCAGGCGATCCTGGTGGAAGTGACTTTGACGGGGAACTGCGAGTTCGGCGTGGAACTCGGTTTCCAGGACGACATCCTGTTCAACCGCAGCAACCCGACCACCGGACTTCCCGGCTTCCTGTTCAACAACAACGCCCTCGGGAACAACATCGCCGCTGCCAATCCGAGCAAGGTGGGAGGGCAGGGGCTGAGCAACTTCAATCTGGGCCGGACGAGCAGCGAAGCGGGCTTCGGTGGACTGGTGCTCGCCGCCAGCTCGAATGCCGTCAGCGTGTTGATCCGGGCGCTGGAAGCGAACAGCAACGCCCAGGTGCTGAGTCGCCCGTCGATTCTTGCGGTCGACAACCAGATTGCGGAGATCACGGTTGGCCAACTCGTCCCCCGCTCACAGGGTGTGACCTTCACACAGCTCGGGCAGGCGTATCCGCAGATCGGCGATACCCCCGTCGGCATCATCTTGTCGGTCATCCCCCGGATCACTCCGGAAGGGAAGATCATCATGGAACTGATCGCCAACAACAGTGCCCTTTCCGACCAGTCGGTTCCGGTGTTCGTGAACGCCGACGGCAGCACGATTGATTCGCCTATCATCAACCAGAGCCGTGCCCAGACCACGGTGAAAGTTCCGGACGGCCAGACGATCGTCGTTGGTGGAATGATCACCAGCACCGATCGCCACCTCACCCGCAAGGTTCCCTGGCTGGGCGATCTGCCGGTGATCGGTCACGCGTTCCGGTTCGACCAGAACGTCAACAACCGGACCGAACTGATCATCTTCCTCACGCCGCGGATCGTCCGCCGCGACCTCGATTCCGAAATCATCAAGCAGGTGGAAGCCGAGCGTCTGAACTTCTTCGAGACCGATGTCGAAACGATGCACGGCCCGCTCTTCGGCGTGCCCCGTCCCGACTGGACTCCGGACTGCCCGCCCGAAGGCGTCCCGGTGATCCCCGGAACGAACATGCCGACCCATCTGCCTCCGGGCTCAATCACTCCGGACGGACAGGTGCCCGCCGGAGCCGGAACTCCAAGCATGCAGCTCGACTATGTGCCGCAGCCTCCGGTTCCGATGGTCGAACCGGGAACGAACAGCCGGCGGGTCCGCGGCGAGTACGGCGAATCGTTCGGCCGTCGTCCGCTGCCCCACTGA
- a CDS encoding BON domain-containing protein translates to MTRHSWLIAAAALIAVPSAVQAQSSSLFGNRGVNASSGTLNNGVGAGNNAGGGSFGNSGAMTGFTGATAGSQQGFASGAATSGGLAGTGNNGNFVGNRNSAASGTGSNGAGAANRGRTSLNGGLSRNSNSQRNRGNQARGAANGAQSTPIRPVQVIAFTPPERSGASIQASLGADISSAATQGRIPGVAVEVDNLGTATIHGHVASESDRKKAERLVQLEPGVRKVVNRVTVAE, encoded by the coding sequence ATGACCCGTCATTCCTGGCTGATCGCTGCGGCCGCCCTGATCGCTGTTCCCTCCGCCGTCCAGGCCCAGTCCTCGAGCCTGTTCGGGAATCGCGGCGTGAACGCCTCGTCCGGGACGCTGAACAACGGCGTCGGAGCGGGCAATAACGCAGGTGGCGGCTCGTTCGGCAATTCGGGAGCAATGACGGGCTTCACGGGAGCCACGGCCGGCAGCCAGCAGGGGTTTGCGTCCGGAGCCGCCACGAGCGGTGGTCTGGCCGGCACGGGGAACAACGGAAACTTTGTCGGGAACCGGAATTCCGCCGCCAGTGGGACGGGCTCTAATGGTGCCGGCGCGGCGAATCGCGGGAGGACCTCCCTGAACGGGGGGCTCAGTCGGAATAGCAACTCGCAGCGAAATCGGGGCAACCAGGCTCGAGGAGCCGCCAATGGGGCCCAGTCGACGCCGATCCGCCCGGTTCAGGTGATTGCCTTTACGCCTCCGGAACGATCCGGGGCGAGCATCCAGGCCTCTCTGGGGGCCGACATTTCATCCGCAGCCACTCAGGGCCGCATTCCCGGAGTGGCAGTCGAGGTCGACAATCTGGGAACCGCCACGATTCATGGTCACGTCGCCAGCGAGAGCGACCGCAAGAAGGCGGAGCGGCTCGTCCAACTCGAACCGGGCGTCCGGAAGGTCGTGAATCGCGTCACGGTCGCGGAATAA
- a CDS encoding DUF417 family protein, whose amino-acid sequence MTRLLELASGADRVGITVTRIGLIVVLLWIGGLKAFRYEADGIVPFVANSPFMSFFYTDGANYAAHKNPEGKLVPENRSWHERNNTYPFAWGLGTVICLYGALLCLHPVWPTAAAIGSFLVFVMSFVTLSFLITTPECWVPALGDANHGFPYLSGAGRLVIKDAIMMGAALVTMADSAKAALRNRDHAQVVSTSAP is encoded by the coding sequence ATGACACGGCTTCTGGAACTGGCGTCCGGCGCGGACCGCGTGGGAATCACCGTCACACGGATCGGACTGATCGTCGTGTTGCTCTGGATCGGCGGACTGAAGGCCTTTCGTTATGAGGCCGACGGCATTGTCCCGTTTGTGGCGAACAGCCCGTTCATGAGCTTCTTCTACACGGACGGGGCGAACTATGCGGCTCACAAGAACCCCGAAGGCAAGCTGGTTCCCGAGAACCGCTCCTGGCACGAACGCAACAACACCTACCCCTTCGCCTGGGGGCTGGGGACGGTGATTTGCCTGTACGGCGCGCTACTCTGCCTGCACCCCGTGTGGCCGACAGCCGCGGCGATCGGCAGCTTCCTCGTGTTCGTGATGTCGTTCGTGACGCTGTCGTTCCTGATCACGACTCCCGAATGCTGGGTGCCGGCGCTCGGGGACGCCAACCACGGCTTCCCCTATCTCAGCGGAGCCGGCCGGCTCGTCATCAAGGATGCCATCATGATGGGCGCTGCGCTCGTCACCATGGCCGATTCCGCAAAGGCGGCCCTCCGAAACCGCGACCACGCACAGGTCGTCTCCACCAGCGCTCCCTGA
- a CDS encoding helix-turn-helix domain-containing protein: MPSPRLSFYDPRRGQPAVEQSPFTIKDAFEPARTNCFTIAHIGRGQGSFWADAGQHSYSPSSLLFFVPYQHIRLEPSEETTGELIRFHANFLCVETFHAETGCSGVLFNDPYGSPVVELDRSTASRVKGLIQELRRELESPKLAGDEAALAYLKLLLITASRRKVAMPAAKSSRTQPRHPAIEPLTQLIEENYRTVHAPADYASKLHMTPKTLGRIVKEQLGKTLTDLIRERVLTHAKWQLLHTLRPVKEIAREVGFDDELYFSRFFKKSTSVSPTFFREFETEIRGGSNLSMSSSSAPIQRAAASSDHSLSNA; the protein is encoded by the coding sequence ATGCCGTCACCGCGATTGAGCTTCTACGACCCGCGCCGCGGACAGCCCGCCGTCGAACAGTCCCCCTTCACCATCAAGGACGCATTCGAACCCGCACGCACCAACTGTTTCACGATCGCCCATATCGGTCGCGGCCAGGGTTCGTTCTGGGCCGATGCAGGACAGCACTCCTACTCGCCGTCTTCGCTCCTCTTCTTCGTTCCCTATCAACACATCCGCCTCGAACCGTCAGAAGAAACGACCGGCGAGCTCATCCGCTTCCACGCCAATTTCCTCTGCGTCGAAACCTTTCACGCCGAAACCGGCTGCAGCGGCGTCCTGTTCAACGATCCCTACGGCAGCCCTGTCGTGGAACTCGATCGCTCGACCGCATCGCGCGTGAAAGGACTGATCCAGGAACTGCGACGGGAACTGGAATCCCCAAAGCTCGCCGGCGACGAAGCGGCGCTGGCATACCTCAAGCTGCTGCTGATCACGGCCTCCAGACGCAAGGTGGCGATGCCTGCGGCGAAGTCGTCGCGCACGCAGCCGCGCCATCCCGCGATCGAGCCTCTCACGCAACTCATTGAAGAGAACTACCGGACTGTCCACGCCCCGGCCGACTACGCGTCGAAACTGCACATGACGCCGAAAACCCTCGGCCGCATCGTGAAGGAACAGCTCGGCAAAACGCTCACCGATCTCATCCGCGAGCGGGTGCTGACCCATGCCAAGTGGCAGCTGCTGCACACCCTTCGGCCCGTGAAGGAAATCGCCCGCGAAGTCGGCTTCGACGACGAGCTCTATTTCAGCCGGTTCTTCAAGAAGTCGACCAGCGTTTCGCCGACGTTCTTCCGGGAATTCGAGACCGAAATCCGCGGCGGGAGCAATCTGTCCATGTCTTCGTCCTCCGCGCCCATTCAGAGAGCGGCCGCCAGCTCCGATCATTCCCTCAGCAACGCATGA